AAATAAATTCTCTGCACATTTATGATGCTTCAGGAAGGCTTCTTACGAATCAAAATGGTATTAAAGCTACAGAATACAGATTCCCGGTCAGTCAAAAGAATAGTATCGTGACTGTAACAGCCGTTCTGGAAGATGGAAAAGTACTGACTAAAAAACTGAAGTTCTAAGACTCATGAACCATTAGATCATTTATAAAAAATAAGTTCTGTGCTGCACAGGACTTATTTTTGTTATTTTCGTCTGTAACAAATTTGTCCTGTGAAAATATAAATAGAAAAAAATGACTCTTCAAAAAACTCAGGCTATATTGACCGATTTTCTATCTTTTTTAAAGAGACCTGATGATATACAACTAAAGCCTCCCCTCAAAGAACGTTACAGGATGATCTTTACCTTATTGTCTTTGGAACTTATCCTCAATCTGACTTTGATTAGCTTTTTAAATTATGGAATACAAAAGTTCATCACTTTAAAAACTGACCGGTTGGAATATAGTGAAACCTTTATATCTTCTATAATCTGGTTTGTCATCATAGTTCCTTTGGCTGAAGAAGCTGCTTTCAGATATATTCTGAGGTATAACAGGCTGTTTTCCAAAATTATTAAAAGAGACAAGTGGAACCGTATATTTCCTTTTGCAGTCTATAGTCTCAGTATCTTCTTCGGCCTCATCCATATTTTCAATTATAATAATGATACGGCTCTTTTTTATATACTATCTCCGTTAATTATTTTCAGCCAGTTATTTGGCGGCTTTATTCTCAGCTTTATCAGGGTAAGGCTAGATTTTTCTTATGCTTATTTTTACCATACGCTTTGGAATTTTCTTTTTATTGTACCCATTCCCTATATCACTTTGCTTTTTACCAATCCACATATGGATACCGGAGCCGGGCAAAGTTATAATCTGGAAATTAAAGAACGTTTATTTTTCAATAAGCAGGATAAGCAATCCATCAAAATAGACTCTTCTGCAGGTAAAATATATAAAATTGAATCTAAACAATATTCATTTCAGCATATTTTAGATACTGTTTATGGCCGTAATACATACTATACTGATGATTTTCTCCTTGACATGAAATTCAGATCCCGAAACGGTGTTTCGAAGGAGGATTTTAAAAAGATCCTGGAAAAGGAATATGACATTGAATAGAGTCGAATTAATGTATTCCCGTTTATGCTTCTTTTTCTTCTTCCAACTCTACTTCGTGACGCAGCTGGGCTTTGTATAGAGTGGCATAATATCCGTTCTTATCAAGAAGTTCCAGATGTTTTCCCTCTTCCACAATTTTCCCATGTTCCATGACGATGATCTTATCTGCTTTTTCAATGGTTGAAAGCCTGTGTGCAATAATAATGGAAGTTCTGTTTTTCGTGATTTTTTCAGTAGCCCGCTGGATTAGTTTTTCACTTTCATGATCAATAGATGATGTTGCTTCATCCAAGATAAGAATTTTAGGATCAGACAGGTAGGCTCTGAGGAAAGATAAAAGCTGTCTCTGCCCTAAAGATATAGAAGAACCTCTTTCACTCACAACATACTCATACCCGCCCGGAAGTTGTTCAATAAACTGATCCACTTCAATTTCTTTTGCACCTGCCTTTATTTTTTCCAGTGTAATGCTACTGTCTCCAAAGGCAAGATTTTCAAAAATACTTCCATGGAACAGGAAAACATCCTGCAATACGACCCCGATGTGACTTCTCAGGTTATACAGTTCATAATCTTTCAGATCTACATTATCAATCAGGATCTTTCCGGAATTGATATCATAAAGCCTTGTAATTAAGCTGATGATGGTAGATTTTCCAGCTCCCGTAGCTCCTACAATCGCCACCGTTTCTCCCGGATTTACTTTAAAATCGATCCCTTTCAATACTTCCTGTTTTTCATCGTAGGCAAAGTGTACCTTCTGGAACTCTATTTTTCCGTCAAAATGGTCTTTTTTCACGGTCCCAGTATTCGGCATTGAATTCTCTTCATCCATCAGTCCCAGTACTCTTTCCGCACCTACAATACCTCGCTGGATATTATTAAAACGGTCAGCAATCTGCCTTAAAGGACGAATCAGCATAGAAATATACTGAATAAAAGCAATCACTACCCCGGCACTTATTGTAATATATCCTCCATAGAACAGAATAAATCCGATGAAAAGTGACGAAATAAGTTCTACCACAGGGAAAAATAATGAGAAAATAAAAACAGTCCTTAAAAGGGCTCCTTTCAGGGTAATATTGATATCATCAAACTTTTTAAATTCTGATTCCTGTCTGTTGAAAACCTGAATAATAGACATCCCTGCAAGCCTTTCTTGAACAAAAGAGTTCTGATTAGATGTCCAGTTTCTCTCATCTCCGAAAGCCTTTTTCAGCCTTTTCTGGAAAAATCGGGTAATCACTACCATTAAAGGAAGAATTGCCAGGGTGATATAGCTCAGATGTACATTGGTACTGAACATCATCACCAGAACAAAAATAATTCTGAGGATATCCCCAAAAACCATCAGAAATCCATCTGTATATACTGTAGCAATAGTTTCCACATCCCCTACAGCACGTGTTACCAGCTGTCCGATAGGAGTTTTATCAAAAAAAGAAGTCTTGAAATAGATTAGCTTGGCGTATAACCTCTGTCTTATATCACGGATAACATTCTGAGAAATATAGTTGGAAAAATAGACCAGAAAAAAGTTCAGAACAGTTTCTGCAAATACCAGCCCTACCAATATATAAATATGTTTCATCATCAAAGCTTTGTCTTTAAGCTTGGTAATGTCATTATCCACCACTTCCATGGTAAGATAAGGTCTATAGGTAGAAACGATGGATAGTATAACGGAAATTACTAATGTAAGGATGAACCAGGAACGGAATTTCATCCCGATAAAGAACAGCCTCCTTATAATCCCCCAAGTATCTTGTTTTTTCATTGTTCGAATTGAAGAAAAGAATTAAAAATTCTATGCAAAAATAAGACTTTATAATTTGTCTGCCTTTACAACTTCAGCAAATCCTCATAGAAAATTTTAGATAGGCATCATTTACAATATGAATAGTTTTGGCTTTTTCCGGATTTCCTACCTTAGATTGACTCCGGCCTGAAAATGTGATTCGTTAATCTATAATCTTCAATATGCTGGTTTGTTCAGCGAATCTTCTTCCAGCGTCTGCCAAAGTACCATCCGACTAGTAAAGCCACAATAGCAGAAAAAATCCAGCCCAGAATATTCACCAGAGTGAATGAATGGAAATCAATATCCTGCGAATAGTGATTGGGATCCTGTATGACACCTGCTATTCCGTACGTAAGACCAAATATAAACTGTAGCCCGAAACACAGAGCAATTCCTAAAAAACCATAAAGCCATTTCTTCTTTCCGAAACGGGCTGCCAGCTTCTCGTAATAAAAAATATGGCTACAGCAATAAGTCCAGAAATCATAGATTTGGGTTTAAAATTCGTATCCTACATCCACCAGATAGAGCCCATGTCCTGGAGCAGAGGTTCCTGCGGCATTACGGTTTTTATCTTCAATAACTTTACGCAGATCTTCCGGCTTTATTTTTCCGGTACCAATCTCCACCATGGTTCCAACGATAGCCCGGACCATATTTCTAAGGAAACGATTCGCCGAAACCGTAAATTTCAGTTCTGTCCCGTTCTGCTCCCACTCCGCTTTGTAGATCTTACAGATATTGGTTTTATTATCAGTTTTCAACTTGGCAAAACTTGTAAAATCTTCATATTCAAAAAGAATCTTACAGGCTTCATTCATTTTATTAATGTCAAGAGGTCTTTTCCAGTGCTGCCATGCCGACTCTTGGGTAAAAGGATTTTTAGCAAGGGAAATATAATATTCGTAGGTTCTGTAAGTAGCATCAAAACGTGCATGGAAATCATCCTGTACGAGAAAGATTCTTTTCACCGCAATATCAGGAGGCAGGAAGCTGTTCAACTTGTGCGGAAGATTTTCGTCCAGCACTTTTTCTGTGTCAAAATGGGCAAATATTTTTTTAGCATGAACTCCGGTATCTGTTCTTCCGGCTCCTGTGGTTTTAATTTCTTCCCTCAGAATCGTGGAAAGTGCTTTCTCCAGCTCTTCCTGTACAGAAACAGCGTCCGGCTGTATCTGATAGCCGAAATAATTTTTTCCGTTGTAAGAAAATTCTATAAAGTATCTCAATGTATTTCAATAACTCCACAAAAATACTTTAATTTCACGAAATAATTGTTGAAAAGTCTTTGAGAATCTTGCATCAAATCCCTGCAAAAATTCCTATTTTTGCAATCGTATGAAAAGATGGTACCTTTATCCTTTCTCCCTTGGTTATCATTTGGTAACGGGTATCCGAAACACAATGTATGATCTGGGAATTTTTAAGTCAACAAAGTTCAAAACACCGATAATTAATGTCGGGAACCTTTCCGTGGGCGGAAGCGGAAAATCGCCTATGGTGATGTATCTTGCCCAATACCTGTCCAAACATTACAGGACCGGTGTTCTTTCACGTGGTTACGGAAGATTAACCAAAGGCTATGAAGTAACCAATTACGACAGTAATTATAAAATGGTGGGCGATGAAGCCATGCAGCTTTTTGAGCGTTTTAAAAACCGCTTTGTAATCGCTGTTTCGGAGAAAAGAGTTCCGGGAGCCCAAAAGGTAATTGAAGATATGGACCTTGATGTTCTTGTTCTGGATGATGCCTTCCAGCACAGAGCCATTAAGGCCGGGTTCAATATTCTGATGACGGATTTTAACGACCCGTTTTTTAAAGACCATCTTCTTCCTGCCGGAGACTTAAGAGAATCCAGGGCCGGTTCCAAAAGAGCAGACATCATTATGGTCAGCAAATGTCCTGATGAACTGACGGAGGAAACAAAAAGATATTACATTTCAAGGATCAGACCTTCTCATAACCAAAAAGTTTTCTTTTCATCCATTGGTTATGATGAAAACGTATACGGAAAAGATAAAATGCTTCCGGACAATAATCTGAATTATTATGACATTCTGCTGATCACAGGAATTGCCAATCCAAAACCTCTTCTTGAGCATCTGGCAAAATTTTCACAAAGGGTGAAGCATCTGAAATTCAGGGATCATCATAATTTCACGGACGATGATATTAAAAAAATCAACGCAGAATACAAAAAACTGGGCGAATATAAACTGATCCTGACGACGGAGAAAGATTATGTACGTCTGAAAACTTTTGACTATCTTAGAGAAATTGTTTACTACTGGCCTATCAATGTCATTATTGATAAAAAGGAAGAATTCAATCAAATCATCTTAGATTATGTTAGAAAAAATTAAGCAGACCTCAGATTTCATTAAAAGTATTATTAAGGAAACTCCTGATTTCGCAATCGTATTAGGTTCAGGGCTTGGAAAGCTACAAGACGAAGTACAAGCCATTCATACACTGGAATACCATGAAATCCCCAATTTCCCGCAGACTACCGTTGCCGGACATGGAGGAAAATTAATCTATGGAATCTTAGAAGGGAAAAAAGTTCTGATGATGAGCGGCCGTTTTCATTACTATGAAGGCCATTCTATGGAAACCGTAACATTTCCGATACGTGTTTTTCATCTGCTGGGAATTAAAAACCTTATCCTTTCCAATGCTTCGGGCGGAGTAAATCCGAATTACAGTGTAGCAGAGATTGTGATTTTAAAAGATCACATTAATATGATGCCTGAGCATCCGCTTCGTGGCAGAAATATTGATTCTTTCGGACCACGTTTTGTGGATATGAGTGAGCCTTATAACAAAAAAATGATTGAGGTCGCTGAAAAAGCGGCTAAAGAAAATAATATTAAAATTCACCAGGGTGTTTACGTAGGGCTGCAAGGGCCAACCTTTGAAACTCCGGCAGAATATGGAATGATTAAGGCCATTGGTGGAGATATGGTAGGGATGAGCACCGTTCCGGAAGTCATCATTGCCAGACATATGAGCATGGATGTTTTCTGTATTTCCATCATTACAGACCTTGGCGGTCCGGATATTGCCTATTCCGTTTCCCACGAAGAAGTCTTGAATGCAGCCAATAAAGCCATGCCGAATGTAATTACCGTTGTGAAAGGACTTATCAGAAATTATTCAGTAACTTAAAATTTATCGGGAATTTTTTAACCACAAAAGATTAACACTTAAGATTTCTTTTAAGAGACAAACTGTACGTTAGGAAGTGCTCTATGATTTTTATTGGCTCTGAACATCAATTTGCGTCATTGCCAATACCTGTAAGAGAAGTAGGGAGAATTGGAAAGCGCAAGGATTCAAGTTTTTGATCTAAAACTGCTTTTAAGGTGCAAAAAATCAAAGATTTTAACAAATTTTGCTCACTGATATTTTTTTATTCTGATTAGGCAGATTTCATGCAGCCTTTCTAAAAAACAGAGATAAAATATCGAATTTGAACTATTTTTTACGTCCGCTTCATCAAATCAACGCAGTTGATTCCCTCCTTTGCCTCCTAATATAAGCAATATTAAAATAAAACCTTTACGAATTATTTTATTAGTGCATTAGTGGCTAAAAATATCAATAGAAATTTTCAATTTCATAAATTTTTCTTAATTCATCAAAAATCGATTTCCGGTTGCCATTCATTGTTTAGATTTGTACCATGAAATTGTAAGAGATGAGAAAGTTGTTATTAATTTTTATGATAGGTATTTTTGGAATAAGCTATTCCCAAGAAGCTCCTGCTGTCCTTAAGAAAGGATTTTCTAAAGAAGCTTTGAAGCAGAAACTGGAAAATGAAGAGGGAAAAACGATTACCATTCAACAGATTTTGGATCAGCACAAAGGAAAAGTTTTAGTCATTGATTTCTGGGCCGGATGGTGCAGAGACTGTTTGCAGGCACTGCCAAAAGCAGAAGAACTGGAAAAGAATAACCCCAATGTAGATTTTGTGTTTCTGTCGCTGGAAAAATCAAAAGAGAGCTTTGATAAAAG
This region of Chryseobacterium vaccae genomic DNA includes:
- a CDS encoding CPBP family intramembrane glutamic endopeptidase, with amino-acid sequence MTLQKTQAILTDFLSFLKRPDDIQLKPPLKERYRMIFTLLSLELILNLTLISFLNYGIQKFITLKTDRLEYSETFISSIIWFVIIVPLAEEAAFRYILRYNRLFSKIIKRDKWNRIFPFAVYSLSIFFGLIHIFNYNNDTALFYILSPLIIFSQLFGGFILSFIRVRLDFSYAYFYHTLWNFLFIVPIPYITLLFTNPHMDTGAGQSYNLEIKERLFFNKQDKQSIKIDSSAGKIYKIESKQYSFQHILDTVYGRNTYYTDDFLLDMKFRSRNGVSKEDFKKILEKEYDIE
- a CDS encoding ABC transporter ATP-binding protein, which codes for MKKQDTWGIIRRLFFIGMKFRSWFILTLVISVILSIVSTYRPYLTMEVVDNDITKLKDKALMMKHIYILVGLVFAETVLNFFLVYFSNYISQNVIRDIRQRLYAKLIYFKTSFFDKTPIGQLVTRAVGDVETIATVYTDGFLMVFGDILRIIFVLVMMFSTNVHLSYITLAILPLMVVITRFFQKRLKKAFGDERNWTSNQNSFVQERLAGMSIIQVFNRQESEFKKFDDINITLKGALLRTVFIFSLFFPVVELISSLFIGFILFYGGYITISAGVVIAFIQYISMLIRPLRQIADRFNNIQRGIVGAERVLGLMDEENSMPNTGTVKKDHFDGKIEFQKVHFAYDEKQEVLKGIDFKVNPGETVAIVGATGAGKSTIISLITRLYDINSGKILIDNVDLKDYELYNLRSHIGVVLQDVFLFHGSIFENLAFGDSSITLEKIKAGAKEIEVDQFIEQLPGGYEYVVSERGSSISLGQRQLLSFLRAYLSDPKILILDEATSSIDHESEKLIQRATEKITKNRTSIIIAHRLSTIEKADKIIVMEHGKIVEEGKHLELLDKNGYYATLYKAQLRHEVELEEEKEA
- the truA gene encoding tRNA pseudouridine(38-40) synthase TruA, encoding MRYFIEFSYNGKNYFGYQIQPDAVSVQEELEKALSTILREEIKTTGAGRTDTGVHAKKIFAHFDTEKVLDENLPHKLNSFLPPDIAVKRIFLVQDDFHARFDATYRTYEYYISLAKNPFTQESAWQHWKRPLDINKMNEACKILFEYEDFTSFAKLKTDNKTNICKIYKAEWEQNGTELKFTVSANRFLRNMVRAIVGTMVEIGTGKIKPEDLRKVIEDKNRNAAGTSAPGHGLYLVDVGYEF
- the lpxK gene encoding tetraacyldisaccharide 4'-kinase, whose amino-acid sequence is MKRWYLYPFSLGYHLVTGIRNTMYDLGIFKSTKFKTPIINVGNLSVGGSGKSPMVMYLAQYLSKHYRTGVLSRGYGRLTKGYEVTNYDSNYKMVGDEAMQLFERFKNRFVIAVSEKRVPGAQKVIEDMDLDVLVLDDAFQHRAIKAGFNILMTDFNDPFFKDHLLPAGDLRESRAGSKRADIIMVSKCPDELTEETKRYYISRIRPSHNQKVFFSSIGYDENVYGKDKMLPDNNLNYYDILLITGIANPKPLLEHLAKFSQRVKHLKFRDHHNFTDDDIKKINAEYKKLGEYKLILTTEKDYVRLKTFDYLREIVYYWPINVIIDKKEEFNQIILDYVRKN
- a CDS encoding purine-nucleoside phosphorylase, which codes for MLEKIKQTSDFIKSIIKETPDFAIVLGSGLGKLQDEVQAIHTLEYHEIPNFPQTTVAGHGGKLIYGILEGKKVLMMSGRFHYYEGHSMETVTFPIRVFHLLGIKNLILSNASGGVNPNYSVAEIVILKDHINMMPEHPLRGRNIDSFGPRFVDMSEPYNKKMIEVAEKAAKENNIKIHQGVYVGLQGPTFETPAEYGMIKAIGGDMVGMSTVPEVIIARHMSMDVFCISIITDLGGPDIAYSVSHEEVLNAANKAMPNVITVVKGLIRNYSVT
- a CDS encoding TlpA family protein disulfide reductase, which encodes MRKLLLIFMIGIFGISYSQEAPAVLKKGFSKEALKQKLENEEGKTITIQQILDQHKGKVLVIDFWAGWCRDCLQALPKAEELEKNNPNVDFVFLSLEKSKESFDKSLVRFNMKDKDNYWFATGWKNDFNNYIDLNWIPRYMIINQKSGIAKYYAISPEDPEIQQTINSLLK